The Neoarius graeffei isolate fNeoGra1 chromosome 1, fNeoGra1.pri, whole genome shotgun sequence region tacttcaataatacgccatcgagtctacccaagacggtgtatgtttgtcagaagcattttcctgaggaatgtttccacaacttgggacagtacagggcaggttttgcacatcaactgtcactgaagcctgggtccgtaccaagcatccctgccgcatcagcaacaaacaccgaacaagtaagtgtagaactgttaagtcgttttgccatgttttaaaattggtgcgttagcctagcaatggctacattagctgtgcagctaaccgcttcctgcagttagccaggtaatctgcgctacaaaactaaagagcatgcagcatgcgctgttaaactgagtttagtctggaaattgactgtaacttatgagcttatgtttgactattgctccgcaatgcatgtcttctgttggataagcgctatgttgctgtagttgctgcttctatcctctttggttatggagtgcgtgttcaaccctagggtattatacgttcgtaaactaccactccgaacactctcactctctgttctctgtgtcacgttgagtttacgaaaggagtccaagggagaacggggttttgtcttagcagcgtggctacaggcgctgatagcagcgagtatgtgtgtgcgcagcttggtcaagcccctccccctccccccatggcccgtccccaccctctacccttccccgcctcctgcttctcattagcaaaacgacgcactgggaaaagcgctgaaatggggctttctcccaggaggctatatttacgtgccgagggttcatttcgagaaaggctgcggatataacatccggaaacctccacgagcccgtttaaagcatcaacaaaccaccatgccatgggtcctttaaaataTTCTTAAAGTATTCTAAAAGCTTATgaaatgctaaatttcagtgtatttactgATAAATTTAAAAATTCTTAAATATAACAAAATGCTGTTAAAAATAATGCTTAAGATGCCACTTAAAGTTATCAaatttaacatttaaacatacttaaagtcactactacttttaagaacaccaataaagggtcttaaagttacaagtatatttaatgaatttaaaaagttcagTAAAGGAACTTAAATACACCACTAAACTTAAGGTTCCTCTAAGGTTGagattaaatgcaattaaacTGATGTTCACTGAGTGTCACTCAATTTTATTCATAAATAAATCATCAACGTCTCTGATTAGCATGCGTCTAATCTAATACCCTTCTCATGTAATTTAAAGAGACGATATTAACGAATGAACAGTGCCTTATTTGTGTGTTTAATATTATCCTCGAATGACATTACatcatgtttttgagggtgcttacAACCAAAACATAAATCTCATCCTGTCAGATGGCGGCACTGGACTTCATACTGCTCTTCACTCGATCCAATCTCACACTCGAAAAATTCTGTTTTAGATAAACGACAAACTCCAGCCACACGCTGAGTGTGTAACTCTCACATAACCTCTGAATAACACTTAATCTTGTCGCTGTGCTATAAAAATATTTTCTTTTGCCTTTTTCATCGAATTTACTACTGCAAGGACAATATTGGCTTTTTATCTCACAATGCTCACAGTCCCTTCCATCATAAACCCATGTCCATTCTTAATGTTTGATGTGATTCTCCTGGCACCATCACATAAAGTAAAAACCAATGACCCAAAATGAGTGAAAACTGAGTTTATTTGCCATCTTTTGTTAGTACAAATTGTGTTGACATTCTTCAAATTATACTTTATAAAATGACTTACTCTAACAATTTCTCTAATTTTATAAGCTTCTGTATTATTACAATTTTAATGCTCTGAAAATGCttgatcattagggataaatgtattagttcatatgttttaaaactttatttttctgtaaagctgctttgcaataatGCCTCTTGTTAAAAGCACTCTGTAAATAAAATGACTTGATTTGACTTACTCAAGCTCTAAATAACAATGAAAATAACAATTTGTAGATAAGTCGATGCATGTGGATTTTTAAAGTATAATCACGACCCTAACATGATGTAAAAATGTACTGATTTAAAATGCAGGACAGAAAAAGAAGCACCTAAAAAATAACAACTAATAATAATCAGAGGCACCCAAATAAAACTGATTAGGTACGTGAGAATCCTAGGAGTCATGTATAATATTCCCAAACCCTACTTTAACCGAATAGTTGTTGATATATATGTAGAAAATGAGCAGTTGTGTATGAGAAAGTATTAGCCGCCACAGATACGTTTGAAAACGTTAAGGGAATGAACTAAATATGTTAGAAGTGGAAGAAGAGGAAGTGTAAGTGTAAGTGGTGGTGTAATCGACGCTGCCTCGGCGTGACCCACTCCTGGAGCCACTCCGGGATCCGGCGCGGGAATTGGAACCAGAGACGTTATACGGGCTACTGATACCCTTGGTGGACACAGATGTGGCTTGGAGCATTTTCATTCCATTGGTCTCTTCCACCATGCAGTTGTCCATTGCCTCTTTATATGAAATCTTTAGCTTGGTTTTAGGGCAGGTGAGGCTCTTCAAGTAGCTCCTGGTGTCTTGCAGCTTCTGGGCTCCTTTACCATCCAGCCATCCTCTTCGAATGGCTTCTTCAGTGCTGACTCGCTTACCACTTCCTGGTTCCAGCAGTCCCCCAGTCAGGTACTGGAATTCCAGGAATCTCTGCCCAGCCTCATACGGTAACCATTTCTCTTTAATGGCCTCTGCAGCTGACAATTTCCTTTTGCTTTTCACATCCTCAAATCCAGTGTAAGCTTTTTGAGCTGGTTTGAGCTTGGTGGCCATGTCCTCATCAATTATGCTCTGATGTACAGCGTCTTGCAAAGAAAGCCTTTTACCAGTGGCAGGGTTTACAAGACCTCCAGTGCAGGCCTGGGCCTCCAGGAGCCTCTGAGCTGTGATCGCATCAACTATTCCACGACGCTGAGCTTCAGTTACTGTGATTTTCTCCAAAGTTTCAGTGTCAAAGATGGCTGCCACTGGGCTCTGGTCATCCAGTATATCAGAAGGAGGAGAGAGTGTGATGGAAACACTAGCAAAGCGTTTGCGGACTGTTGGAGAAGATGGTGTAACTTCAGTGGGGCTACTGCAGGTCGTAACATCATCTGGAACGCTGGTGCAGATTGAAAGCTCAGCACTTGTGCCTTTGTTTGAAAGGAGAGTAGCAAACTGGGTGAGCGTGAGGGATCCTGAGCGGTACTGGTCTAAGGCACTTTTCTGAATAATACCCTTTTCCAGGGAGTCATGGACATCGTACTGTATACCTGTTTTACGGTCAACAATAACTAGTCGAGTCTTGCCAGTTGGATCTGTGATGGTGATCTCCTCCCACTCGCATTCTTGTTCCGAAAGATTCAGAAATGTGTCATAGTCGATCAGTTCTCTGTGATACgcctcacgaacagacatctcttTGCCTGTGTCGGGGTCTACGATCACTACTCTCCTTTTGCGAAGAGTGTTTTTTTGAGTTGACTGCTGCTTCTGCTTGTTTTTGTCCTTCAGAGGCAGCAGGAGCAGACCAGTCTTGGGGTCAGAAATACATCTCTTCTGCAGCTGCAGATAGGTCAGATTTTCATGAGTGTTTGGGTCAAAGAAGCCCTTTGTGTCATCACCCTCATATGTCAGAATTTCATTCATTTCACGGTCAAAGTAACCTCTTCGGTAAGCCACTTCCACATCAATGCGGTGGCTCTCTTTAGGATCGATGATGCCGCCGCTGGCTATCTGAGCCTCCAGAAGTCTAACGCCATGCCCCTTTTCAATAATCTCTTTTTCAATAGCTTCAAAGAGTGAGATGAGCTGCCCTGTACTGGGATCACGATATCCAGTCACGGCCTTCTCAGCAGACAGCAGTTTATCTTTAAATTCTTTACCTACTAGGCCTCTCTTCCATGCATCCTGCACTGTCATATAAACCTTATTGACCGGATCAATCATGAAGCCTGATGCAGCTTGTGCTTCCAGAAGCTCCAGTGTTGTTCCTGGACGGAGAAGATGTTCTTTCATGGCCTGGTAGAAGGGCAGGACTCTATCTTGAGCCTCATCATAAATGCCAGCAATGCAGCCAGAGCCAGTAAGGTACATCTTCAGCCTATTTTCAATATCTTTAGTTGTGAGAATGCCTCGTTTCACTTTGTCCAAATCTCCCTCATTAATGAGGTCGGAATTTACAAGCTCAGCGAGTGAGACTGGACCACGGATTCCCTGGACAAACTCGGAGTTATCGTTTACCGGGAGCAGAAGGAGGCCAGTTGCATGTTCTGTGACACACTTCTTCCTTAAGTCACTGTAGCTGATCTTCTCTGCAGTTGCTGGATTGATATAACAAGCTGGCTTTTTGTTCAATGCACGATAAAGGTCTTCATCAATTAAGCCACGGTCTAAGGCAGTGTCTTTGGGTAGAAACACGCTTAGCACAGGGTCAATTATCCCTCCCACGGCTTCTTGAGCCTGAAGTAATTGAATGGCCTTCTCCCTGTTAAGTCGCCCTTTTTTGCATGCCTGTCCAACGGACAAAACTTTTCCTGTGAATGGATCCTTGAACCCTGTGCAAGCTGCCTCAGCTGTAATGAGGACATCCCTGTCCTCTGTGTCAACAATACCTCTTGAGCAGGCTGTATCTACTGGCATCTTCTCGTTAAACTTTGGATCAATCACATGACCAGTGGCAGCTTGAGCTTCCAGCAACATTATGGCACTCTCTGGACTCAGCAGGTTCTTACTTTTAGCTTCTGTGATTGGCATTCTGCTATGGGAATCTTGCTGAACACCTGCAATAACCCCTGTACCCTTAAGACTGGGCTGTATTGCCAGTGAAACATCCGACACTGTGCTCTGGCCCTTCAGCAGCTTATCGAGGGTAGCTTTATTAATGATCCCGCAGTCACAAAGCTGCTGAGCCGTTACTTTTCGGCGAATGCCATCAAAAACAAGCTTTGATGGGTCAATCATTGCCACGTTCTCATCTGTCTGAGTCTGCTGAGAGAAGGTATGGGGACGTTGTTGCAGCTTCCTCAGCTCCCTTTCCAGAGCCTCTCGCTTGTGGGTGAGTTCAGACACTTCTAACTCGGAGCTCTGTAGCCGAGTCCGGTACCGTTCCTCCACACTTCTCAGCTCAGCTGTCAGTTTTGTAATCTCACTGCGCAGTGAAGCCCTGTCCCTCTCTGCCTTGTCTTTATCTGCCTGACACTGTCTAACCTGACCATCCTTTATCTCATATTGGCTTTTCCAGTAGAGAAAGTCCTTGTGGTTTTTGTCCATTTCCCCCTTGAGGTGCTGCTTCTGACGCATCTCTGATTCCAGTGACATCTTGATGCGACTCAGTTCTTCCTCAGCACGCTGCTGCTTCCCCTTTTCCATTTCCAGCAACTTAAGCTTGGCCAGGAGATTATCCCTTTCATGTAGGATCTCCTTGTAGTGTGTCTGAGACTCGTGGACCATCAGAGATGTctgcgggaaaaaaaaaaaacaatagcatGATATTATTACATATTTAATCAATTGAACcatgataaaaaaaacaaaatacatcaagcATGAAGCACGAAGCAAGAAGCATAATGCATAGAATGAATGATTTAAGAGTCTTGGCAAATTTGGTGATCTGAGTataaattatgcacagttataaagCAAAATACAGCAGCATTAATCAAAAGAAGCAACAGTGAAAGGAATTTGGTGGATTTTATAATGTAATTTATCTACTAAAATACCTCCGTGTACTGCTTTTGGATTTTGGCTATTTCCGCCTTTAAATTTTCCCTCTCTTTTGTCAGCTCACTAATGTGGGCCTGGAGCTCTAGGCCTCTCTTATTTGAGCTCTGAAGCTGGAGCTGTATGGCTGACATTTGGGCCACGTGTTCACTCTCATTGCTGTTTTTGTTGTTCCGCAAGTCATCCCGTTCCTGGCGTGTACTCCTCAGGTCCTCCTCTAGTTTCAGCCTATCCTTGGTGAGGTTTTGAGTAAGACTCTTGAGCTTCTCAATTTCAGACACTTTTTCATTTAGCCCTCGGCTCTTCTCCTCAATGGTCTTGGACAGAGTCTCGTTGCGTAGGTTGACCTCTCGCACACGGGCCTGCTCTTGAGTCAGCTGCTGTTGCAAGGCCTTCAGCTCAGCCGTCAGCCTGTTAAGTTTCTCCGAAGTTACTTTGTATTCCTTCTGACAGCTGTTCAGCTCCTCCTGGACATGATGGAGCTCCTGTTCATGTCTTCGGCCGGCAGCACTCTCCTCTTCCTTATGGACACGTAGAGTGTTAATGGTAGTTGTGTACTCTCTGCACAACTGATTCACCCTTTCCAGTTCACTTTCTATTCTCTTTTTCCTTGTAAGTTCATCCTGTctgctttttttctctttctccagATCAGCCTCCAGGTTGTCTATCATGAGCTGCAAATCTTTAATGCGAGTCTGCATTCTGGCAGCGCTCTGCTCCACTTTTCCTTTTTCACTTGCTTGTTTCTCCAGCTCGATACGAATAAGGTTTGTCTCCTTctctgtgatttttagcttgtttATGACTTCCTGGGAAGAAGTATGCTTGGCGAGCAAGTCGGCCTCTGCCTGTCGAAGTCTTTGATTCTCTTGTTCCAGAGCTCTTCTCTTCCGGATCTCGTCATCATGGTTGCGAGTAAGGACCGTAATCTGATGGACCTTTTCTTGCATTCTGTTGTTGGCCTGTGCGAGTTCTTCCTTGTGCGTAGTCTCAAGTTCAGTCATCTGTCGTGTGATGGTTTGAATGTGTATCTCTAGTTCCTTTCGCCTTCTGCTCTCCTCTGTTCCTGAAGATCTTTGTTGGTGTGCTTCCTGCTCAGCCCTCATTTTGGCTTCTTCCATTTGGCTGATGGACAACTGAAGCCTCCTGAGCTCCTCCTCAAGATCTCGTTTCTCATCCATGAGCCTATCCAGCTGCAGTTTCAGGTCAGCGGTGTCCTCCTCCCTTTGCTGTGTGGCCTTTAGCACACTGGTTTTGGTGATGTGGATCTCGGACTCGTACGTTTGTTTTAGAGTACTGATCTCCTGGTTCAAGTGGTTTCTTACCTTAGAGGTTTCAGATTCCGC contains the following coding sequences:
- the dspa gene encoding desmoplakin-A isoform X2, encoding MQLVLKRPFSERSLSQFCPCGDILLVLRNTMPLHHKIQSMYNSIMRHLEMAQSLLDQGGPLIEFENIMAVAGEEMTHFHQCIREATNYGQNVDTRGLEDCNAIFSDLRQRAGRMTTRQTIRHTSTTSTNRDEYSIRAFNDAMAWIAQHKRLIETGQFGEDEKTIEQQMTSHSRFHSSIQRSAEVQRAKDELLQLGDKTNLHILDQEWDILQKMSHDRTNQLRDMQSILRDISQAIMWVNDREEEELMFDWGDKNIDAYIPKKQESYSRLMRDLEGKEKELNSVKSRVDQLLKSHHPASDKIEAYMDTLQTQWSWLLQITKCIETHLKENAAYSQFFKEANETYTKLQKDDENIRKKFTCSKTTSLETLTDLLKNLEAEKERLTENRRQVQTLVNKSKNIVCLKPRSPEYKPSSPVMVKALCDFKQDQKSIFKGDEAILRDNSQRSKWNVIGPGGLDMLIPSVCMIIPPPNSLCVDLANKNEKYYEAIMGIWNQLYINIKSLISWQYCLRDINQINSLTISMLSKMKPEEYRNIVKSLEHHYEEFRRLSHQSNLFEEKDKRKLEAEYTGAQTHYDTIVTQIPHINVIKPTTVTPVQIPVVSPVEVDATTHIQTLNLLTLTHTLRRRLEAAESGLSQHLHVPLKENGVQECSQRLQLLQGVHHDLGSIRDEYLHLRELVMKQQATTDPEQAKFLRDELHLINQKLSSLHSFSNSYLQRLTSLRALLQNLLRAEDIIKVHEARLTEKETSSLDQGELQDYRKTLKNMKADLEQRKEVLGVLESDLDQAFHWNGQIDQNFHQCDVDLTKFSELVQQQRDRWHRIITQIDTRLGDLEEQEEQLNQYKQSSSNINHWIDQTSHRLDALQNYKVNTVHDLHDHLSKHKMLHSEIKGKKDKVDEVQKDASTCAASIKDYELELASYSAGLETLLKIPIKRTMLQSPANVLNLEAADVQSRYIELLTRSDDYYKFLIQMQKNMEELKMQNTKIDLLEEDLRRLKDELQDHSHKNRSLEESLARHKLELSQSKERIISMEEVKSTEAMRYHTTKENLDSTQHQLNELHDQVARLTLLIDEEKRKRRLAEDRYTSQQQEYETTIRKRQKELDELNWSKINFEKTIKDKEREIDSLKMQLEDEASRRRAAESETSKVRNHLNQEISTLKQTYESEIHITKTSVLKATQQREEDTADLKLQLDRLMDEKRDLEEELRRLQLSISQMEEAKMRAEQEAHQQRSSGTEESRRRKELEIHIQTITRQMTELETTHKEELAQANNRMQEKVHQITVLTRNHDDEIRKRRALEQENQRLRQAEADLLAKHTSSQEVINKLKITEKETNLIRIELEKQASEKGKVEQSAARMQTRIKDLQLMIDNLEADLEKEKKSRQDELTRKKRIESELERVNQLCREYTTTINTLRVHKEEESAAGRRHEQELHHVQEELNSCQKEYKVTSEKLNRLTAELKALQQQLTQEQARVREVNLRNETLSKTIEEKSRGLNEKVSEIEKLKSLTQNLTKDRLKLEEDLRSTRQERDDLRNNKNSNESEHVAQMSAIQLQLQSSNKRGLELQAHISELTKERENLKAEIAKIQKQYTETSLMVHESQTHYKEILHERDNLLAKLKLLEMEKGKQQRAEEELSRIKMSLESEMRQKQHLKGEMDKNHKDFLYWKSQYEIKDGQVRQCQADKDKAERDRASLRSEITKLTAELRSVEERYRTRLQSSELEVSELTHKREALERELRKLQQRPHTFSQQTQTDENVAMIDPSKLVFDGIRRKVTAQQLCDCGIINKATLDKLLKGQSTVSDVSLAIQPSLKGTGVIAGVQQDSHSRMPITEAKSKNLLSPESAIMLLEAQAATGHVIDPKFNEKMPVDTACSRGIVDTEDRDVLITAEAACTGFKDPFTGKVLSVGQACKKGRLNREKAIQLLQAQEAVGGIIDPVLSVFLPKDTALDRGLIDEDLYRALNKKPACYINPATAEKISYSDLRKKCVTEHATGLLLLPVNDNSEFVQGIRGPVSLAELVNSDLINEGDLDKVKRGILTTKDIENRLKMYLTGSGCIAGIYDEAQDRVLPFYQAMKEHLLRPGTTLELLEAQAASGFMIDPVNKVYMTVQDAWKRGLVGKEFKDKLLSAEKAVTGYRDPSTGQLISLFEAIEKEIIEKGHGVRLLEAQIASGGIIDPKESHRIDVEVAYRRGYFDREMNEILTYEGDDTKGFFDPNTHENLTYLQLQKRCISDPKTGLLLLPLKDKNKQKQQSTQKNTLRKRRVVIVDPDTGKEMSVREAYHRELIDYDTFLNLSEQECEWEEITITDPTGKTRLVIVDRKTGIQYDVHDSLEKGIIQKSALDQYRSGSLTLTQFATLLSNKGTSAELSICTSVPDDVTTCSSPTEVTPSSPTVRKRFASVSITLSPPSDILDDQSPVAAIFDTETLEKITVTEAQRRGIVDAITAQRLLEAQACTGGLVNPATGKRLSLQDAVHQSIIDEDMATKLKPAQKAYTGFEDVKSKRKLSAAEAIKEKWLPYEAGQRFLEFQYLTGGLLEPGSGKRVSTEEAIRRGWLDGKGAQKLQDTRSYLKSLTCPKTKLKISYKEAMDNCMVEETNGMKMLQATSVSTKGISSPYNVSGSNSRAGSRSGSRSGSRRGSVDYTTTYTYTSSSSTSNIFSSFP
- the dspa gene encoding desmoplakin-A isoform X1, which encodes MSAHGTHTSRFPLMSRGSTVRVTEQGFMTGNGFHQDLGENFLPQQRYSASTYSIKSQGSTMPLHHKIQSMYNSIMRHLEMAQSLLDQGGPLIEFENIMAVAGEEMTHFHQCIREATNYGQNVDTRGLEDCNAIFSDLRQRAGRMTTRQTIRHTSTTSTNRDEYSIRAFNDAMAWIAQHKRLIETGQFGEDEKTIEQQMTSHSRFHSSIQRSAEVQRAKDELLQLGDKTNLHILDQEWDILQKMSHDRTNQLRDMQSILRDISQAIMWVNDREEEELMFDWGDKNIDAYIPKKQESYSRLMRDLEGKEKELNSVKSRVDQLLKSHHPASDKIEAYMDTLQTQWSWLLQITKCIETHLKENAAYSQFFKEANETYTKLQKDDENIRKKFTCSKTTSLETLTDLLKNLEAEKERLTENRRQVQTLVNKSKNIVCLKPRSPEYKPSSPVMVKALCDFKQDQKSIFKGDEAILRDNSQRSKWNVIGPGGLDMLIPSVCMIIPPPNSLCVDLANKNEKYYEAIMGIWNQLYINIKSLISWQYCLRDINQINSLTISMLSKMKPEEYRNIVKSLEHHYEEFRRLSHQSNLFEEKDKRKLEAEYTGAQTHYDTIVTQIPHINVIKPTTVTPVQIPVVSPVEVDATTHIQTLNLLTLTHTLRRRLEAAESGLSQHLHVPLKENGVQECSQRLQLLQGVHHDLGSIRDEYLHLRELVMKQQATTDPEQAKFLRDELHLINQKLSSLHSFSNSYLQRLTSLRALLQNLLRAEDIIKVHEARLTEKETSSLDQGELQDYRKTLKNMKADLEQRKEVLGVLESDLDQAFHWNGQIDQNFHQCDVDLTKFSELVQQQRDRWHRIITQIDTRLGDLEEQEEQLNQYKQSSSNINHWIDQTSHRLDALQNYKVNTVHDLHDHLSKHKMLHSEIKGKKDKVDEVQKDASTCAASIKDYELELASYSAGLETLLKIPIKRTMLQSPANVLNLEAADVQSRYIELLTRSDDYYKFLIQMQKNMEELKMQNTKIDLLEEDLRRLKDELQDHSHKNRSLEESLARHKLELSQSKERIISMEEVKSTEAMRYHTTKENLDSTQHQLNELHDQVARLTLLIDEEKRKRRLAEDRYTSQQQEYETTIRKRQKELDELNWSKINFEKTIKDKEREIDSLKMQLEDEASRRRAAESETSKVRNHLNQEISTLKQTYESEIHITKTSVLKATQQREEDTADLKLQLDRLMDEKRDLEEELRRLQLSISQMEEAKMRAEQEAHQQRSSGTEESRRRKELEIHIQTITRQMTELETTHKEELAQANNRMQEKVHQITVLTRNHDDEIRKRRALEQENQRLRQAEADLLAKHTSSQEVINKLKITEKETNLIRIELEKQASEKGKVEQSAARMQTRIKDLQLMIDNLEADLEKEKKSRQDELTRKKRIESELERVNQLCREYTTTINTLRVHKEEESAAGRRHEQELHHVQEELNSCQKEYKVTSEKLNRLTAELKALQQQLTQEQARVREVNLRNETLSKTIEEKSRGLNEKVSEIEKLKSLTQNLTKDRLKLEEDLRSTRQERDDLRNNKNSNESEHVAQMSAIQLQLQSSNKRGLELQAHISELTKERENLKAEIAKIQKQYTETSLMVHESQTHYKEILHERDNLLAKLKLLEMEKGKQQRAEEELSRIKMSLESEMRQKQHLKGEMDKNHKDFLYWKSQYEIKDGQVRQCQADKDKAERDRASLRSEITKLTAELRSVEERYRTRLQSSELEVSELTHKREALERELRKLQQRPHTFSQQTQTDENVAMIDPSKLVFDGIRRKVTAQQLCDCGIINKATLDKLLKGQSTVSDVSLAIQPSLKGTGVIAGVQQDSHSRMPITEAKSKNLLSPESAIMLLEAQAATGHVIDPKFNEKMPVDTACSRGIVDTEDRDVLITAEAACTGFKDPFTGKVLSVGQACKKGRLNREKAIQLLQAQEAVGGIIDPVLSVFLPKDTALDRGLIDEDLYRALNKKPACYINPATAEKISYSDLRKKCVTEHATGLLLLPVNDNSEFVQGIRGPVSLAELVNSDLINEGDLDKVKRGILTTKDIENRLKMYLTGSGCIAGIYDEAQDRVLPFYQAMKEHLLRPGTTLELLEAQAASGFMIDPVNKVYMTVQDAWKRGLVGKEFKDKLLSAEKAVTGYRDPSTGQLISLFEAIEKEIIEKGHGVRLLEAQIASGGIIDPKESHRIDVEVAYRRGYFDREMNEILTYEGDDTKGFFDPNTHENLTYLQLQKRCISDPKTGLLLLPLKDKNKQKQQSTQKNTLRKRRVVIVDPDTGKEMSVREAYHRELIDYDTFLNLSEQECEWEEITITDPTGKTRLVIVDRKTGIQYDVHDSLEKGIIQKSALDQYRSGSLTLTQFATLLSNKGTSAELSICTSVPDDVTTCSSPTEVTPSSPTVRKRFASVSITLSPPSDILDDQSPVAAIFDTETLEKITVTEAQRRGIVDAITAQRLLEAQACTGGLVNPATGKRLSLQDAVHQSIIDEDMATKLKPAQKAYTGFEDVKSKRKLSAAEAIKEKWLPYEAGQRFLEFQYLTGGLLEPGSGKRVSTEEAIRRGWLDGKGAQKLQDTRSYLKSLTCPKTKLKISYKEAMDNCMVEETNGMKMLQATSVSTKGISSPYNVSGSNSRAGSRSGSRSGSRRGSVDYTTTYTYTSSSSTSNIFSSFP